A section of the Methanococcus vannielii SB genome encodes:
- the rpoA2 gene encoding DNA-directed RNA polymerase subunit A'', whose protein sequence is MQMADLEKKLENSVLPPLLRRELSEKILKENINEEYIVDEIIQETIRAYSRTVIEPGEAVGVIAAQSIGEPGTQMTMRTFHYAGVAELNVTLGLPRMIEIVDARKEPSTPTMSIYLRGDYKYDRESAAIVSKNIESTTVESVSEDISVDLVNECITIVLDVQQLESRQLTVNNVVEAIKSKMKLKIEENENILSLKIKTPSLKALRKRLPKVREIHLKGVPNIKRVIIRKEIDEYVLYSEGSNLKEVFEIDGVDTTKTTTNNIVEIQDVLGVEAARNAIIREMDATLGNQGLTVDKRHLMMVADLMTTDGVVKPIGRHGIGGEKASVLARAAFEETVKHLYSASMRGYVDDLSGVVENIIVGKPISMGTGCINVCIKKEYEEGKEL, encoded by the coding sequence ATGCAAATGGCTGATTTAGAAAAGAAATTGGAAAATTCCGTCCTGCCACCGTTATTAAGGAGAGAATTATCTGAAAAAATTTTAAAAGAGAATATAAATGAAGAATATATTGTTGATGAAATCATTCAAGAGACTATTCGAGCATACAGTAGAACGGTTATAGAACCTGGAGAAGCAGTAGGAGTTATTGCTGCACAGTCAATTGGGGAACCCGGTACGCAGATGACCATGAGAACGTTTCACTATGCAGGGGTAGCAGAGTTAAACGTAACACTTGGTCTTCCACGAATGATAGAAATTGTTGATGCACGAAAAGAACCCTCAACACCTACAATGAGTATCTACCTTAGAGGAGACTACAAATACGATAGGGAATCTGCTGCGATTGTTTCAAAAAATATCGAAAGTACAACTGTTGAATCAGTTTCCGAAGACATTAGCGTAGACCTCGTAAATGAATGTATTACAATTGTACTCGATGTTCAACAGCTTGAAAGTAGGCAGTTAACAGTTAATAACGTTGTTGAGGCAATAAAGTCTAAAATGAAATTAAAAATTGAAGAAAATGAAAACATTTTAAGTTTAAAAATAAAAACACCTTCATTGAAAGCTTTAAGAAAAAGGCTACCGAAGGTAAGAGAAATTCACTTAAAGGGCGTTCCAAATATTAAAAGAGTAATTATAAGGAAAGAAATTGACGAATATGTATTATATAGTGAAGGTTCAAACTTAAAAGAAGTTTTTGAAATAGATGGCGTTGATACAACTAAAACCACAACAAATAATATTGTTGAAATTCAAGATGTTTTAGGTGTTGAAGCTGCAAGAAATGCAATAATTAGAGAAATGGATGCAACGCTTGGAAATCAAGGTCTTACGGTTGACAAAAGGCACCTAATGATGGTAGCAGACCTTATGACTACAGACGGAGTTGTAAAACCAATAGGTAGACATGGTATTGGTGGTGAAAAAGCATCTGTTTTAGCAAGAGCTGCATTTGAAGAAACCGTAAAACACCTCTATTCGGCTTCAATGAGAGGATACGTTGACGATTTAAGTGGTGTTGTTGAAAATATTATTGTTGGAAAACCTATATCTATGGGTACCGGGTGCATTAACGTGTGCATTAAAAAAGAATACGAAGAAGGAAAAGAATTATAA
- a CDS encoding 50S ribosomal protein L30e: MRRRYSMDINRAIRVAVDTGNVVLGTKQAIKNIKHGEGKLVIIAGNCAKDVKEDIFYYTKLSETPVYTHQVTSIELGAICGKPFPVSALLVLEPGNSAILNINNE, translated from the coding sequence ATGAGAAGGAGGTATAGCATGGACATAAACAGAGCTATAAGAGTAGCAGTAGATACTGGAAACGTAGTCTTAGGTACAAAGCAGGCTATAAAAAACATAAAACACGGCGAAGGTAAACTCGTTATCATTGCTGGTAACTGTGCAAAAGATGTAAAAGAAGACATTTTTTACTACACAAAGCTTTCAGAAACTCCGGTTTACACCCATCAGGTAACATCAATTGAACTTGGTGCAATTTGTGGAAAACCATTTCCAGTTTCGGCATTGTTGGTTTTAGAACCAGGAAACTCGGCTATTTTGAACATTAACAACGAATAA
- a CDS encoding NusA-like transcription termination signal-binding factor, with the protein MRIKLNTEDIMRISLFEKMTGANVIDSTSDDEKIVFVVKEGDIGAAIGKGGENVKNATDKFGKKIDLIEYSEDLKQFIKNIFAPIELEDVWVKKFGNDLVVYVRVHPRLRRAIIGDKGKNIDRAVDIAGRLAGVKNIKVVAGLRKDADNRPKKDEIPEKAAESSENVQAEENQ; encoded by the coding sequence ATGAGAATTAAATTAAACACAGAAGACATCATGAGGATCAGTCTTTTCGAAAAGATGACTGGTGCCAACGTAATTGACAGCACTTCAGACGATGAAAAGATAGTATTCGTCGTAAAAGAAGGTGACATTGGAGCTGCAATTGGAAAAGGCGGCGAAAATGTAAAAAACGCAACCGATAAATTCGGAAAAAAAATAGATTTAATTGAATACTCTGAAGATTTAAAACAGTTTATTAAGAACATTTTTGCTCCAATCGAATTAGAAGACGTTTGGGTTAAAAAATTCGGTAACGACCTCGTAGTTTACGTTAGAGTTCACCCTAGATTAAGGAGGGCTATTATCGGAGACAAAGGGAAAAACATTGATAGAGCAGTTGACATTGCAGGAAGACTTGCAGGCGTTAAAAATATCAAAGTCGTTGCAGGGTTAAGAAAAGACGCTGATAACAGGCCTAAAAAAGATGAAATACCTGAAAAAGCAGCAGAATCATCTGAAAATGTTCAAGCTGAAGAAAACCAATAA
- a CDS encoding 30S ribosomal protein S12 — MSGSKSPKGEFAGRKLLLKRKATRWQHYKYVNRELGLKVKADPLGGAPMGRGIVVEKVGLEAKQPNSAIRKCVKVQLIKNGRVVTAFAPGNHAINFIDEHDEVVIEGIGGPSGQAKGDIPGVRYKVLMVGKNSIRELVRGRQEKVKR; from the coding sequence ATGTCAGGAAGTAAATCTCCAAAAGGAGAATTCGCAGGAAGAAAATTATTATTAAAAAGAAAAGCGACAAGATGGCAACACTACAAATACGTTAACAGAGAATTAGGCTTAAAAGTAAAAGCTGACCCGTTAGGAGGAGCTCCAATGGGTAGGGGTATTGTTGTAGAAAAAGTTGGTCTTGAAGCAAAACAGCCAAATTCTGCGATTAGAAAATGTGTTAAAGTTCAGTTAATCAAAAATGGTAGGGTTGTAACCGCATTTGCCCCAGGAAATCATGCTATAAACTTCATTGACGAACACGATGAAGTTGTAATCGAAGGTATCGGTGGTCCATCAGGTCAAGCTAAAGGGGACATTCCTGGAGTAAGATACAAAGTATTAATGGTTGGTAAAAACTCAATCAGGGAACTCGTTAGAGGAAGGCAGGAAAAAGTTAAAAGATAA
- a CDS encoding 30S ribosomal protein S7, producing the protein MEIKLFGKWDSTSVTVKDPSLKSHISLNPVLIPHTAGRNSKKMFDKNKMHVVERLANKLMATQVNTGKKNEVLSIIEEALTIVENRTKENPIQVVVDALENSGPREETTRISYGGIAFLQSVDVSPSRRLDTAFRNISLGASQGAHKSKKSIAQCLADELVAASKADMQKSFAVKKKEEKERVAQSAR; encoded by the coding sequence TTGGAAATCAAATTATTTGGTAAGTGGGACAGTACTTCTGTCACAGTTAAAGATCCAAGCTTAAAATCACACATTAGCTTAAATCCAGTTTTAATTCCTCACACTGCAGGAAGAAACTCAAAGAAAATGTTTGATAAAAACAAAATGCACGTTGTAGAAAGATTAGCAAATAAATTAATGGCTACGCAAGTAAACACTGGGAAAAAAAACGAAGTTTTGTCAATAATTGAAGAAGCTTTAACTATTGTTGAAAATAGAACTAAAGAAAACCCAATTCAAGTTGTAGTTGATGCTTTAGAAAATTCAGGGCCTAGGGAAGAAACTACAAGAATTTCATACGGTGGTATCGCATTCCTACAGTCAGTAGACGTTTCGCCTTCAAGAAGACTCGATACTGCATTTAGAAACATTTCACTCGGTGCTTCACAGGGTGCCCACAAAAGCAAAAAATCTATTGCTCAGTGCTTAGCAGATGAATTAGTTGCAGCTTCAAAAGCAGATATGCAAAAAAGCTTTGCAGTTAAGAAAAAAGAAGAAAAAGAAAGAGTTGCACAATCTGCAAGATAA
- a CDS encoding elongation factor EF-2, which translates to MGRRAKMVEKVKSLMETHDQIRNMGICAHIDHGKTTLSDNLLAGAGMISKDLAGDQLALDFDEEEAARGITIYAANVSMVHEYNGKEYLINLIDTPGHVDFGGDVTRAMRAIDGAVVVCCAVEGVMPQTETVLRQALKEKVKPVLFINKVDRLINELKLTPEELQGRFMKIIAEVNKLIEKMAPEEFKKEWLCDVVTGKVAFGSAYNNWAISVPYMQKSGISFKDIIDYCEQEKQSELADKAPLHEVILDMAIKHLPNPLQAQKYRIPNIWKGDAESEVGKSMAMCDPNGPLAGVVTKIIVDKHAGSISACRLFSGRIKQGDELYLVGSKQKARAQQVAIFMGAERVQVPSISAGNICALTGLREATAGETVCSPSKILEPGFESLTHTSEPVITVAIEAKNTKDLPKLIEILRQIGREDNTVRIEINEETGEHLISGMGELHIEVITNTKIGRDGGIEVDVGEPIIVYRETITGTSPEIEGKSPNKHNKLYMIAEPMEESVYAAYVEGKIHDEDFKKKTNVDAETRLIEAGLEREQAKKVMSIYNGNMIVNMTKGIVQLDEARELIIEGFKEGVKGGPLASERAQGVKIKLIDATFHEDAIHRGPSQIIPAIRFGVRDAVSSAKPILLEPMQKIYINTPQDYMGDAIREINNRRGQIVDMEQEGDMAIIKGSVPVAEMFGFAGAIRGATQGRCLWSVEFSGFERVPNEIQTKVVAQIRDRKGLKSE; encoded by the coding sequence ATGGGAAGACGAGCAAAAATGGTTGAAAAGGTTAAATCCTTAATGGAAACCCACGACCAAATTAGGAACATGGGTATTTGTGCCCACATTGACCACGGTAAGACTACATTATCTGATAACTTACTTGCAGGAGCAGGTATGATTTCAAAAGATTTAGCAGGAGACCAACTTGCACTTGACTTCGATGAAGAAGAAGCTGCAAGAGGTATTACAATCTATGCTGCAAACGTTTCAATGGTACACGAATATAATGGAAAAGAGTATTTAATTAACTTAATTGATACACCAGGTCACGTTGACTTTGGTGGTGACGTAACAAGGGCAATGAGGGCAATCGACGGTGCAGTAGTTGTTTGTTGTGCAGTAGAAGGCGTTATGCCTCAGACTGAAACTGTTTTAAGACAGGCGTTAAAAGAAAAAGTTAAACCTGTTTTGTTTATTAACAAAGTTGACAGGTTAATTAACGAATTAAAGTTAACTCCTGAAGAATTACAAGGACGATTCATGAAAATTATCGCTGAAGTCAATAAATTAATCGAAAAAATGGCTCCAGAAGAATTTAAGAAAGAATGGCTCTGTGATGTAGTCACTGGAAAAGTTGCTTTTGGTTCAGCATACAATAACTGGGCAATTTCAGTTCCATACATGCAGAAATCAGGAATTTCATTTAAAGACATTATTGACTACTGTGAACAGGAAAAACAGTCAGAATTAGCTGATAAAGCTCCACTTCACGAAGTTATTCTTGACATGGCAATCAAACACTTGCCAAACCCACTCCAAGCTCAAAAATACAGAATTCCAAACATTTGGAAGGGAGATGCAGAATCTGAAGTTGGTAAATCCATGGCAATGTGTGACCCTAATGGACCACTTGCAGGTGTTGTTACAAAAATTATTGTTGACAAACACGCAGGTTCAATTTCAGCATGCAGATTGTTTTCTGGAAGAATCAAACAAGGTGACGAATTATACCTTGTAGGCTCTAAACAAAAGGCAAGAGCACAACAAGTTGCTATCTTCATGGGTGCTGAAAGAGTTCAAGTGCCAAGCATTTCCGCAGGAAACATTTGTGCATTAACGGGTTTAAGAGAAGCTACTGCTGGAGAAACCGTATGTAGCCCATCAAAAATTTTAGAACCCGGATTTGAATCTTTGACCCACACATCTGAACCAGTAATTACTGTTGCAATCGAAGCTAAAAACACGAAAGATTTACCGAAATTAATCGAGATTTTAAGGCAGATTGGAAGAGAAGATAACACTGTAAGAATCGAAATCAATGAAGAAACCGGTGAACACTTAATCAGCGGTATGGGTGAACTCCACATTGAAGTTATCACAAATACCAAGATTGGAAGGGACGGTGGAATTGAAGTAGATGTTGGTGAACCAATTATCGTTTATAGGGAAACCATTACAGGAACTTCCCCTGAAATTGAAGGAAAATCACCAAACAAGCACAACAAGCTCTACATGATTGCAGAACCAATGGAAGAGTCAGTTTATGCAGCATACGTTGAAGGTAAAATCCACGATGAAGACTTCAAAAAGAAGACTAACGTAGATGCAGAGACTAGGTTAATCGAAGCTGGACTTGAAAGAGAACAGGCTAAAAAAGTTATGTCAATTTACAATGGAAACATGATTGTAAACATGACAAAAGGTATTGTTCAACTCGATGAAGCAAGAGAATTAATCATTGAGGGTTTCAAAGAAGGTGTAAAAGGAGGGCCACTTGCATCTGAAAGAGCTCAAGGAGTAAAAATCAAACTAATTGATGCAACTTTCCACGAAGATGCAATCCACAGAGGGCCTTCACAAATCATCCCTGCAATTAGATTTGGAGTAAGAGATGCAGTTTCAAGTGCAAAACCAATTCTCTTGGAACCTATGCAAAAAATTTACATTAACACGCCACAGGATTACATGGGTGATGCGATCAGAGAAATCAACAACAGGAGAGGGCAGATTGTTGACATGGAACAGGAAGGTGACATGGCAATTATCAAAGGAAGTGTTCCTGTTGCTGAAATGTTTGGATTCGCTGGTGCAATTCGTGGTGCAACCCAAGGTAGATGTTTATGGAGTGTTGAATTCTCAGGATTCGAAAGAGTACCAAATGAAATTCAAACTAAGGTTGTTGCTCAAATTAGAGACAGAAAAGGTTTAAAATCAGAATAA
- the tuf gene encoding translation elongation factor EF-1 subunit alpha produces the protein MAKTKPILNVAFIGHVDAGKSTTVGRLLLDGGAIDPQLIVRLRKEAEEKGKAGFEFAYVMDGLKEERERGVTIDVAHKKFPTAKYEVTIVDCPGHRDFIKNMITGASQADAAVLVVNVDDAKSGIQPQTREHVFLIRTLGVRQLAVAVNKMDTVNFSEADYNELKKMIGDQLLKMIGFNPEQINFVPVASLHGDNVFKKSERTPWYKGPTIAEVIDGFQPPEKPTNLPLRLPIQDVYSITGVGTVPVGRVETGIIKPGDKVVFEPAGAIGEIKTVEMHHEQLPSAEPGDNIGFNVRGVGKKDIKRGDVLGHTTNPPTVATDFTAQIVVLQHPSVLTVGYTPVFHTHTAQIACTFAEIQKKLNPATGEVLEENPDFLKAGDAAIVKLIPTKPMVIESVKEIPQLGRFAIRDMGMTVAAGMAIQVTAKNK, from the coding sequence ATGGCAAAAACAAAACCAATTCTTAACGTTGCTTTTATCGGTCACGTAGACGCAGGTAAATCAACAACCGTAGGAAGATTATTATTAGACGGTGGAGCTATTGACCCACAATTAATCGTTAGATTAAGAAAAGAAGCTGAAGAAAAAGGAAAAGCAGGATTCGAATTTGCTTACGTTATGGACGGTTTAAAGGAAGAAAGAGAAAGGGGAGTTACAATTGACGTAGCTCACAAAAAATTCCCAACCGCAAAATACGAAGTTACAATCGTAGACTGCCCGGGCCACAGGGACTTCATTAAAAACATGATTACCGGTGCTTCACAAGCTGATGCAGCTGTTTTAGTTGTAAACGTTGACGATGCTAAATCTGGTATCCAACCCCAAACAAGAGAACACGTGTTCTTAATCCGAACTTTAGGTGTAAGACAGTTAGCTGTTGCAGTTAACAAAATGGACACCGTAAACTTCTCAGAAGCTGATTACAACGAATTAAAGAAAATGATTGGCGATCAGTTATTAAAAATGATTGGATTTAACCCTGAACAGATCAATTTTGTTCCAGTTGCTTCACTCCACGGTGACAACGTATTCAAAAAATCAGAAAGAACCCCATGGTACAAGGGCCCTACAATTGCAGAAGTTATTGACGGCTTCCAACCGCCTGAAAAACCAACTAACTTACCATTAAGATTGCCTATCCAAGATGTTTACTCAATTACAGGTGTAGGTACAGTTCCAGTAGGAAGAGTTGAAACCGGTATCATTAAACCAGGTGACAAAGTTGTCTTTGAACCTGCTGGAGCAATTGGAGAAATTAAAACTGTAGAAATGCACCACGAACAATTACCAAGTGCTGAACCTGGAGACAACATCGGTTTCAACGTAAGAGGCGTTGGTAAAAAAGACATCAAGAGAGGAGACGTTTTAGGACACACTACCAATCCTCCAACAGTTGCTACTGACTTTACTGCACAGATTGTTGTTTTACAACACCCTTCAGTATTAACCGTAGGATACACTCCAGTATTCCACACACACACAGCACAAATTGCATGTACTTTTGCAGAAATCCAGAAAAAATTAAATCCTGCAACTGGTGAAGTTTTAGAAGAAAACCCAGACTTCTTAAAAGCTGGTGATGCTGCAATCGTTAAATTAATTCCTACAAAGCCAATGGTTATAGAAAGCGTTAAAGAAATTCCACAACTTGGTAGATTCGCAATCAGAGATATGGGTATGACCGTTGCTGCAGGTATGGCTATCCAAGTTACAGCTAAAAACAAATAA
- the rpsJ gene encoding 30S ribosomal protein S10, with the protein MQKARIKLSSTKHEELDSVCNQIKAIAEKTGVDMAGPIPLPTKSLKITTRKSTDGEGSSSFDRWTMRVHKRVIDIEADERTMKHIMKVRIPDAVQIEIELRS; encoded by the coding sequence ATGCAAAAAGCAAGAATTAAACTATCAAGTACTAAACACGAAGAATTAGACAGCGTATGCAACCAGATAAAAGCAATTGCTGAAAAAACTGGTGTAGATATGGCGGGACCAATTCCATTACCAACAAAATCATTGAAAATCACGACAAGAAAATCAACTGACGGCGAAGGTTCATCATCATTTGATAGGTGGACTATGAGAGTTCATAAAAGAGTCATTGACATTGAAGCCGATGAAAGAACTATGAAACACATCATGAAAGTAAGAATTCCTGACGCAGTCCAGATAGAAATTGAATTAAGAAGCTAA
- a CDS encoding phosphomannomutase/phosphoglucomutase: MVFKAYDIRGIYKNELDDDFAYSLGKLLGEKYKKILVGQDIRIGSEKLLKPLIYGLLENSDVYYAGEISTPLMYFGTKDNFDLGIVLTASHNPKEYTGFKMCDIFGIPLSPIDEIKPFFKKYTLSEKQKLEIINIDLEKIKTDVVTKYEDFFKKKIEKTSKKIAVDFANGVTTHAEKKILNDVIINKVFINEFPDGNFPAHEPDTLKKECLEDIISLVKEEYCDIGLIFDGDGDRLGIIDERGAVLSGDIITAIISNEILKEVTGKIVYDLRCSKIVPEVIEKNGGIPIKTRVGHYFIKKLMHEIDAEFAGEFSNHFYFKSIGYFESPLLALYYILKAVENEKKPLSEVAKGYKKYFHSGEINFKVIDQKNAILTIEKNYENECRIEKLDGISVYCKNFWFNVRSSNTEPLLRLNIEADSENIMKEKLEEIKGIITS, from the coding sequence TTGGTATTTAAAGCGTATGACATTAGGGGCATTTATAAAAATGAATTAGATGACGATTTTGCATATTCTCTTGGAAAATTACTTGGGGAAAAATACAAAAAAATACTTGTAGGGCAAGACATTAGAATCGGCTCTGAAAAACTATTAAAACCCCTTATCTATGGTTTACTTGAAAACTCAGATGTTTATTACGCTGGAGAAATTTCTACCCCACTGATGTATTTTGGAACTAAGGATAACTTTGACCTAGGAATTGTTTTAACTGCATCGCATAATCCAAAAGAATATACGGGATTTAAAATGTGTGATATATTTGGAATTCCTCTTTCCCCTATAGATGAAATAAAGCCTTTTTTTAAAAAATACACTTTATCCGAAAAACAGAAGCTCGAAATAATAAATATTGATTTAGAAAAAATTAAAACAGACGTTGTGACAAAATACGAAGACTTTTTTAAAAAAAAGATTGAAAAAACGTCTAAAAAAATCGCTGTTGATTTTGCAAATGGTGTAACAACGCATGCTGAAAAAAAAATACTAAATGACGTTATTATAAATAAAGTATTTATTAACGAGTTTCCAGATGGGAATTTTCCAGCCCATGAACCAGATACCCTAAAAAAAGAGTGTTTAGAAGATATTATCTCTTTAGTAAAGGAAGAATACTGCGATATAGGTTTAATTTTTGATGGAGATGGAGATAGGCTTGGAATAATTGATGAAAGGGGAGCCGTACTTTCAGGAGACATAATTACTGCAATTATCTCAAACGAAATACTTAAAGAAGTAACTGGAAAAATTGTATACGACCTAAGATGTAGCAAAATTGTTCCTGAAGTAATTGAAAAAAATGGTGGAATCCCAATAAAGACTAGAGTTGGCCACTACTTCATAAAAAAATTGATGCATGAAATTGATGCAGAATTTGCTGGTGAATTTAGCAACCATTTTTACTTTAAATCAATTGGATATTTTGAAAGTCCGTTATTAGCACTTTATTATATCTTAAAAGCCGTTGAAAATGAAAAAAAGCCACTTTCAGAAGTTGCAAAGGGATATAAAAAATATTTTCATAGTGGGGAAATAAACTTTAAAGTAATTGACCAAAAAAATGCAATTTTAACGATTGAAAAAAATTATGAAAATGAATGCCGTATTGAAAAATTAGATGGAATATCCGTATACTGTAAAAATTTCTGGTTTAACGTTCGTTCATCAAATACTGAGCCACTTTTAAGACTTAATATTGAAGCAGATTCTGAAAATATTATGAAAGAGAAATTAGAAGAAATAAAAGGGATAATAACTTCTTAA
- a CDS encoding formate--phosphoribosylaminoimidazolecarboxamide ligase codes for MIPKEEIMGIFEKYNKDEITIATVGSHTSLHILKGAKLEGFSTAVITTKDRDVPYKRFGVADKFIYVDKFSDISSEEIQEQLREMNAIVVPHGSFIAYCGLDNVESTFKVPMFGNRAILRWEAERDLEGQLLGGSGLRLPKKYNSPDEIDGPVMVKFPGARGGRGYFPCSSTEEFWRKINDFKAKGVLSEEDVKKAHIEEYVVGANYCIHYFYSPLKDRVELMGIDRRYESSIDGLVRVPSKDQLELDIDPSYVITGNFPVVIRESLLPQVFDMGDKLCKKAEELVKPGMLGPFCLQSLCTENLELVVFEMSARSDGGNNTFMNGSPYSYLYNAEPLSMGQRIAKEIKLALELKMIEKVIS; via the coding sequence ATGATTCCAAAAGAAGAAATAATGGGGATTTTTGAGAAATACAACAAGGATGAGATAACTATCGCAACTGTTGGGAGCCATACCTCCTTACACATCCTAAAGGGAGCAAAGTTGGAAGGTTTTTCAACTGCCGTAATTACTACTAAAGATAGAGATGTTCCTTACAAAAGATTTGGAGTAGCAGACAAATTCATATATGTTGATAAATTTTCCGATATTTCAAGCGAAGAAATTCAAGAACAACTACGGGAAATGAACGCAATTGTTGTTCCACACGGTTCATTTATTGCTTATTGCGGGTTAGACAATGTGGAAAGTACATTTAAAGTTCCAATGTTTGGCAATAGGGCCATTTTAAGGTGGGAAGCGGAAAGAGACCTCGAAGGGCAACTTTTAGGCGGCAGTGGTCTTAGACTTCCAAAAAAATATAACAGTCCAGATGAAATTGATGGGCCAGTAATGGTTAAATTCCCAGGTGCAAGGGGGGGTAGAGGATACTTCCCATGTTCTTCAACTGAAGAATTCTGGAGAAAAATTAACGATTTCAAGGCTAAAGGCGTTCTTTCTGAAGAAGATGTTAAAAAGGCACATATTGAAGAATACGTAGTTGGTGCAAACTACTGTATTCATTATTTCTATTCGCCATTAAAGGATAGGGTAGAACTAATGGGTATTGATAGAAGATACGAAAGCAGTATTGATGGACTTGTTAGGGTTCCTTCAAAAGACCAGTTAGAATTGGATATTGACCCTTCATACGTTATCACTGGAAATTTCCCAGTAGTCATAAGGGAAAGTCTGCTTCCACAAGTGTTTGATATGGGGGACAAGTTATGTAAAAAGGCAGAAGAACTTGTAAAACCTGGAATGCTTGGGCCGTTTTGCTTACAGTCACTATGTACTGAAAACTTAGAACTCGTTGTATTTGAGATGAGTGCAAGATCAGACGGTGGAAACAACACCTTTATGAATGGAAGCCCATATTCATATTTATATAATGCTGAACCACTAAGCATGGGTCAAAGAATTGCAAAAGAAATCAAATTGGCTCTTGAGCTCAAAATGATAGAAAAAGTTATATCCTAA
- the rnhB gene encoding ribonuclease HII, with amino-acid sequence MNKNYKNNLNESINNPSKILNEKIILGLDEAGRGPVLGPMVISVVKVTEKDLDKINSLDLKDSKQLTKKRREEYYNIINECFEVQKIVLAPEKIDEYMKTSNLNKIELSAFSKLSNHFLKEYENVKIFIDACSSSEQSFLNQFKAKLINKKVEIIAEHKADEKYKIVSAASIIAKVTRDNIIESYKEEFGDIGSGYPGDPKTKEFLKRFVKEHKKLPKIARGSWATSKKLLKEFEESKLHKWVK; translated from the coding sequence ATGAATAAAAATTACAAAAATAATTTAAATGAATCGATTAATAATCCATCCAAAATACTAAATGAAAAGATAATTTTAGGACTTGATGAAGCCGGAAGAGGGCCAGTACTTGGTCCAATGGTTATTTCAGTGGTAAAAGTCACCGAAAAAGATTTGGATAAGATAAACAGTCTTGATTTAAAGGACAGTAAACAGTTAACGAAAAAAAGGCGGGAAGAATATTACAATATTATTAATGAATGCTTTGAAGTTCAAAAAATTGTACTGGCTCCTGAAAAAATAGACGAATACATGAAAACATCTAATTTAAATAAAATAGAACTCAGTGCATTTTCCAAGCTTTCAAATCACTTTTTAAAGGAATATGAAAATGTAAAAATATTTATCGATGCATGTAGTAGCAGTGAGCAGTCTTTTTTAAATCAATTTAAAGCAAAACTTATTAATAAAAAAGTAGAAATCATTGCTGAACATAAGGCTGATGAAAAATACAAAATTGTTTCAGCTGCCTCAATCATTGCCAAAGTAACACGGGATAATATTATTGAATCATACAAAGAAGAATTCGGAGACATTGGAAGCGGATATCCGGGTGATCCAAAAACTAAAGAATTTTTAAAACGATTTGTAAAAGAACATAAAAAACTACCTAAAATTGCTAGAGGAAGTTGGGCAACCTCAAAAAAATTGTTAAAAGAATTTGAAGAATCAAAACTCCATAAATGGGTGAAATAA